One window of Candidatus Tiamatella incendiivivens genomic DNA carries:
- a CDS encoding DUF2286 domain-containing protein, protein MAAKYKTLVVRAERGSSAESRLVDERFSVVVKDTARRALEEWNPLKSDFTAIRDDRDVEIDLPLKNPKLYDILKNLNLAKISEDKAVFTLPVYVISYDSEWLSTEDYVDNRVYIVSIYVDDEIKRLVEQVALDLVSKEPGEEEELEGIEE, encoded by the coding sequence ATGGCAGCTAAGTATAAGACACTCGTGGTTCGGGCTGAGAGAGGCTCCAGCGCGGAGTCCCGATTGGTTGACGAGAGATTCTCAGTGGTAGTTAAGGATACGGCTAGAAGGGCTTTAGAGGAGTGGAATCCTCTTAAGAGCGATTTCACTGCAATAAGGGATGACCGGGATGTTGAGATAGATTTACCCCTGAAGAACCCCAAGCTTTATGATATTCTGAAGAACCTCAACTTGGCTAAGATATCAGAGGATAAGGCTGTTTTCACGCTACCAGTATATGTTATCAGCTATGACAGCGAGTGGCTCTCTACAGAGGATTACGTTGATAACAGGGTTTACATTGTTTCAATATATGTTGACGATGAAATTAAGAGGCTTGTAGAGCAGGTGGCTTTGGACCTAGTATCAAAGGAGCCTGGTGAGGAGGAAGAGCTGGAGGGTATAGAGGAATAA
- a CDS encoding type II/IV secretion system ATPase subunit: MKNSLLKLFSQEKQGDTGKEETVEETRGYCEETVPVYRYEKTNIEFLIVRSESSFMYCVHEPGSEEYLEERRKSGYGQLYPIIQDDNIEEISVNGPSRPVFVLNKLLPGIWLESNIMLDGKEADSIAYNLAVRARRAVSLLTPIAEGLTNEGYRVSVTYSREVSRWGSSFVIRKYPSNPPSIVQLIEQNVISSLMAAYLWFVIDHKKFILITGGMGAGKTTFLNALIEMISPYSRVLTLEDTPEIRVVNKNWDSLITRPVYPGSEYAEISLFDLVKFSLRRRADYLIIGEVRGKEAQGLAQAVATGQGSIATFHADSPSNALERLKMEPINLSPAFISLVSVIVHLKKSMKRGVVVSRRAEVVMEQSGGELIPVFKWDPRLDYFSPENIEELLHSSRVIEAIADREGYSVSEILGNMLSRARLLEMNTGASRSRFREEVEKFYMSRLSEREA, translated from the coding sequence TTGAAAAACAGCCTCCTCAAACTTTTTTCCCAAGAGAAACAGGGGGATACAGGTAAAGAGGAAACCGTCGAGGAAACCCGGGGATACTGCGAGGAAACTGTTCCTGTTTACAGGTATGAAAAGACCAACATAGAGTTCCTAATAGTTAGAAGCGAGTCCAGTTTCATGTACTGTGTACATGAGCCGGGTAGTGAAGAATACCTGGAGGAGAGGAGGAAAAGCGGTTACGGGCAGCTCTATCCTATTATACAAGATGATAATATTGAGGAGATATCTGTAAACGGTCCTAGCAGACCTGTTTTTGTGTTGAATAAGCTCCTACCTGGAATATGGCTTGAATCAAATATTATGCTAGATGGGAAAGAGGCGGATTCCATAGCCTACAACCTAGCGGTAAGGGCTAGGAGGGCTGTCAGCCTCTTAACCCCCATAGCAGAGGGGCTTACAAACGAAGGTTATAGGGTGTCAGTAACTTACTCCAGAGAGGTCTCCAGGTGGGGGAGTTCATTCGTTATAAGGAAATACCCGTCTAATCCTCCGAGTATAGTCCAGCTTATAGAGCAGAATGTGATTTCTAGTTTGATGGCGGCATACCTGTGGTTTGTAATAGATCATAAGAAGTTTATCTTGATAACGGGGGGAATGGGTGCAGGTAAAACTACGTTCCTCAATGCGTTGATAGAAATGATATCACCGTATAGTAGGGTTTTAACGTTAGAAGACACTCCTGAAATTAGAGTGGTAAATAAGAATTGGGATTCACTCATTACTAGACCGGTTTACCCCGGCTCTGAATACGCTGAGATCTCCTTGTTTGACCTTGTTAAATTCAGTCTAAGGAGAAGAGCAGATTATCTTATCATAGGTGAAGTCCGTGGCAAAGAAGCCCAAGGCCTAGCACAGGCAGTCGCTACAGGCCAAGGATCTATAGCTACATTCCACGCTGATTCCCCCTCGAATGCTTTGGAAAGGCTGAAAATGGAGCCTATCAATCTGTCACCAGCCTTTATTTCACTAGTATCAGTCATCGTCCACCTGAAAAAGTCCATGAAACGTGGGGTTGTCGTTTCAAGGAGGGCAGAGGTTGTAATGGAGCAAAGTGGAGGGGAATTGATTCCCGTTTTTAAGTGGGATCCAAGGCTGGACTACTTCTCGCCTGAGAATATTGAAGAATTACTGCATAGTAGCCGTGTAATCGAAGCTATAGCCGATAGAGAAGGGTATTCTGTGTCTGAGATACTTGGAAATATGCTGTCAAGAGCTAGGCTACTAGAGATGAATACAGGGGCTAGTAGGTCGAGGTTTAGGGAGGAAGTGGAAAAGTTCTATATGTCCAGGTTGTCCGAGAGAGAGGCATAA
- a CDS encoding TrkH family potassium uptake protein, giving the protein MAAAKYLNYVGLMLVVISSTMIVPGIYGTAYSWVTGANEALISLYLLIWGGFTFLLGVLLGKIKSHEELKPYESLVLTVIVWLVIPIYESIPFKEIVNIPFIDALFEVTSGWTTTGLTIFSGQPSSWGGTFVPTVEMLPKTILLWRSMIQWVGGLGIVVFTIAFLAHPGVSVAQLYLAEGKYEKLEPSFKRTAYKMGLIYILITLISTLGFIEAGMPVFDSINHAMTGVATAGFSVKNNSIGEYHSIPIYAAAVLSMVLGAVSFSDLRYLFEFKLRRLVKSVELRTQILIWSLAILTGIYIFKVMGIRHMSVNAIFQVFSASTTCGFQTMNIGHSPSSFVFLLTVLMLLGGSAFSTAGGIKIYRIVIAAKVTANEVKNVFSPIGRLDVIKVGGRIISDDMIKKSLAVIFSYIAAWMVSSIFLAMYYYNMDFSASAFEVASALANTGLTSGISSAAAPIGAKVILILDMLLGRLEVMSYLVIFYMIAEKLK; this is encoded by the coding sequence TTGGCTGCAGCTAAGTACCTTAACTATGTTGGCTTGATGCTGGTTGTTATTTCTTCTACTATGATAGTCCCTGGTATTTATGGTACGGCGTATTCCTGGGTGACTGGTGCTAATGAGGCTCTTATAAGCCTCTACCTTCTTATTTGGGGTGGCTTCACTTTCCTTCTCGGGGTGCTTCTGGGTAAGATTAAGAGTCACGAGGAGTTGAAGCCGTATGAGAGCCTTGTGTTAACCGTAATAGTATGGCTAGTCATCCCTATATACGAGAGTATACCGTTTAAGGAGATAGTTAACATACCCTTCATAGACGCGTTATTCGAAGTAACGAGCGGTTGGACGACCACGGGGCTGACCATCTTCTCAGGCCAACCCAGCAGCTGGGGAGGCACTTTTGTACCTACCGTTGAGATGCTGCCTAAAACCATACTGTTATGGAGGAGTATGATACAGTGGGTAGGTGGACTGGGTATAGTCGTGTTTACAATAGCGTTCCTAGCGCATCCGGGTGTGAGTGTTGCACAGCTCTACTTGGCTGAGGGGAAGTATGAGAAGCTTGAGCCCTCTTTTAAGAGGACAGCGTATAAGATGGGGTTAATATATATCCTGATAACCCTGATATCGACTCTGGGTTTTATTGAGGCAGGCATGCCTGTATTCGATAGTATTAACCACGCCATGACGGGTGTGGCTACAGCTGGTTTCTCAGTTAAGAATAATAGTATCGGCGAGTATCATTCCATCCCGATTTACGCTGCTGCAGTGCTCTCAATGGTTCTAGGAGCTGTTAGCTTCAGCGACCTCCGTTATCTTTTCGAGTTTAAACTGAGGAGGCTGGTGAAGAGCGTTGAGCTTAGAACTCAAATACTCATCTGGTCCCTAGCGATTCTCACAGGTATCTACATATTCAAAGTTATGGGGATAAGGCATATGAGTGTGAACGCTATCTTCCAAGTTTTCAGTGCTTCAACGACTTGTGGTTTCCAGACGATGAATATAGGGCATAGCCCGTCTAGCTTCGTTTTCCTATTGACAGTGCTAATGCTATTAGGAGGATCTGCTTTCTCTACTGCCGGTGGAATAAAAATCTACCGTATCGTTATTGCAGCTAAGGTTACTGCCAACGAGGTCAAGAACGTTTTCTCCCCGATTGGAAGGCTTGATGTAATAAAGGTTGGAGGGAGGATTATTTCTGACGATATGATTAAGAAGAGTCTCGCGGTGATATTCTCTTATATAGCTGCATGGATGGTTTCCTCCATATTTCTAGCAATGTATTATTATAACATGGATTTCTCCGCTTCCGCTTTCGAGGTCGCTAGTGCACTAGCCAACACCGGGTTGACCTCCGGTATATCGAGCGCTGCAGCGCCTATTGGTGCTAAGGTTATACTGATTCTAGATATGCTTCTAGGACGTCTCGAGGTCATGTCATACTTAGTTATATTCTATATGATAGCTGAGAAGCTCAAGTGA
- a CDS encoding 5'-nucleotidase — protein MPVELKYPDQWDKFKEKAGKALECRLVKKEKKGIAKIKARTKRYLYTVKVPLDKADELVNELGCENLVEIK, from the coding sequence ATGCCGGTAGAGCTGAAATACCCTGATCAATGGGATAAGTTCAAGGAAAAAGCAGGGAAAGCCCTGGAGTGCAGACTAGTAAAAAAAGAGAAGAAAGGCATAGCCAAAATCAAAGCCAGGACAAAACGCTACCTCTACACAGTGAAAGTCCCACTAGACAAGGCTGACGAGCTGGTGAACGAGCTGGGATGCGAGAACCTAGTGGAAATAAAGTGA
- a CDS encoding NagC family transcriptional regulator codes for MMGLNPRDLKKMFKRMGVKAEIEDLSDATEIIIVHSDGRRSILESPQATLIKPGGAGQVMLSATGLLRVEQPEEEAEEEEAMVSEEDVQLVAQQTGVTPEEARQALIEAKGDLAEAIMKIEQRKTR; via the coding sequence TTGATGGGCCTAAACCCGCGGGATCTCAAGAAAATGTTCAAGCGAATGGGAGTTAAAGCGGAAATAGAAGACCTCTCAGACGCCACTGAAATCATCATAGTACACAGCGATGGAAGGAGGAGCATACTAGAGTCACCACAGGCAACACTAATAAAACCAGGAGGTGCAGGCCAAGTAATGCTCTCCGCCACCGGGCTCCTCCGAGTAGAACAGCCCGAGGAGGAGGCGGAGGAGGAAGAGGCAATGGTGTCCGAGGAGGACGTCCAGTTAGTAGCACAGCAAACTGGCGTAACCCCCGAGGAAGCAAGGCAAGCACTCATAGAAGCGAAAGGAGACCTAGCGGAAGCAATAATGAAAA
- a CDS encoding FAD-dependent thymidylate synthase codes for MGVRVEVVRFTNGGDRIIAAAAKRSLSRRDLNVQLAKMSDEEVDIWVRETLKRQHFSPWEHSVYTWTVEGCSRVCSHQLVRHRIASFTQLSLRYAKLGFDGKCLDPNLYRGKCVDLPVMDNRSLKACWNDDMITVSSNDSQLRLHVKQGFAFIDGYRESGDSLDDALLESWFLDMIDNEIPRSLGRLKVPLENVYRRYCRMIDFVIPPSIASRSSIASDFIRETSRLFLSYRKMISKGIPPEDARFIVPMGVQTKLVITMNARELIQSFLPLRMCTKAQWEIRIVAWLLWKKLQSIHPKLFRYAGPRCILYENAIRQEPMTLAELINGKNPIMERCPENIEKGGIPKCVRSNILFLQKMGYHIDS; via the coding sequence GTGGGAGTGAGGGTAGAAGTCGTCAGGTTTACGAACGGTGGAGACAGAATAATCGCCGCTGCAGCGAAGAGGTCGCTGAGTAGGAGAGACTTGAATGTACAGCTTGCCAAGATGAGTGATGAAGAGGTAGATATTTGGGTTAGAGAGACTCTTAAAAGACAGCATTTCAGTCCGTGGGAGCATAGTGTTTACACCTGGACTGTTGAAGGATGTAGTAGAGTGTGCAGCCACCAGCTTGTTAGGCATAGAATCGCTAGTTTCACACAACTAAGCCTTCGCTATGCTAAACTAGGTTTCGACGGGAAGTGCCTGGACCCTAATCTTTATAGGGGAAAATGCGTTGACCTGCCTGTGATGGATAATAGAAGCCTAAAGGCTTGCTGGAATGATGATATGATTACTGTTTCCAGCAATGACTCTCAGTTGAGGTTACATGTTAAACAAGGTTTCGCGTTTATCGACGGGTATAGGGAATCTGGGGATAGCCTTGATGATGCACTGCTTGAATCTTGGTTCCTTGATATGATAGATAATGAAATTCCCCGGAGTCTAGGCCGTTTGAAAGTACCGTTGGAGAACGTTTACAGGAGGTATTGTAGGATGATAGATTTCGTCATCCCTCCTTCAATAGCTAGCAGGAGCAGTATTGCCTCGGATTTTATCAGGGAAACATCCAGATTATTCCTTTCGTATAGGAAGATGATTTCAAAAGGTATACCTCCAGAGGATGCTAGGTTCATTGTACCTATGGGTGTCCAGACGAAACTCGTGATAACTATGAATGCACGTGAGCTTATTCAGAGTTTCCTCCCCTTAAGAATGTGCACGAAAGCTCAATGGGAGATTAGGATCGTCGCGTGGCTTCTTTGGAAGAAGCTTCAGTCGATTCACCCCAAGCTCTTTAGGTATGCAGGTCCTAGGTGTATTTTATATGAAAACGCGATAAGGCAAGAGCCTATGACGCTTGCTGAACTAATTAATGGTAAGAATCCTATAATGGAAAGATGCCCTGAGAACATTGAAAAGGGGGGTATTCCCAAATGTGTTAGGTCAAACATTCTTTTCCTACAGAAAATGGGTTATCATATAGATAGCTAA
- a CDS encoding deoxyhypusine synthase has product MEKHLTGSDFEEVGNPKLKREMSLDELVDLYGEVYGFVSGHLYDAIQMIKNLNPPRLRILSFTANLVSTGLRSIFAQLIREQVFNAVFTTCGTLDHDIARSMGGRYLKGSFQANDAELYEKGYHRLGNLFIPLEDYGPKVEEFVMNLAGKASAKKESWPLYEFLWEAGSLIDDENSILKAASEGRTPIFVPGWPDGAFGTSVFMARQKGYKINISYFEDMKNLASIFFQEQSSFALIIGGGISKHHTIWWSQFMEGLDNVIYVTTAAEYDGSLSGARPREAVSWGKVKPTASKTVIYGDATIIIPILSYVLLKRWGSRN; this is encoded by the coding sequence GTGGAAAAGCATTTAACAGGGAGTGACTTCGAGGAGGTGGGCAACCCTAAATTAAAACGGGAAATGAGTTTAGACGAACTAGTAGACCTCTACGGGGAAGTATACGGGTTCGTGAGCGGGCATCTCTATGATGCTATACAAATGATTAAAAACCTGAACCCCCCTAGATTGAGGATTCTCTCCTTCACAGCAAACTTGGTTTCAACAGGTCTGAGAAGCATATTTGCCCAGCTTATCCGGGAGCAGGTATTCAACGCGGTATTCACTACTTGTGGCACTCTAGACCACGATATAGCTAGAAGTATGGGCGGCAGATATTTGAAGGGATCATTCCAAGCTAATGATGCTGAGCTGTATGAAAAAGGATACCATAGGCTTGGAAACTTATTCATCCCCTTAGAGGATTACGGGCCGAAAGTAGAGGAATTCGTCATGAACCTAGCTGGTAAAGCTTCAGCGAAAAAAGAAAGCTGGCCTCTATACGAGTTCCTATGGGAAGCTGGCTCCCTAATAGATGATGAGAACTCTATTCTCAAGGCAGCTAGTGAAGGGAGGACGCCTATATTCGTCCCAGGATGGCCTGACGGTGCTTTCGGAACAAGCGTCTTCATGGCTAGGCAGAAAGGGTATAAAATAAACATCAGCTACTTCGAGGATATGAAGAACCTGGCATCAATATTCTTCCAAGAACAATCGAGTTTTGCACTCATAATCGGGGGAGGAATAAGTAAACACCATACAATATGGTGGTCGCAGTTCATGGAAGGTTTAGATAATGTAATCTATGTTACAACAGCGGCGGAGTATGATGGTAGCTTAAGTGGGGCGCGCCCCAGGGAAGCCGTATCATGGGGGAAGGTGAAGCCTACCGCCAGTAAAACTGTGATCTACGGGGATGCTACCATAATAATCCCAATACTATCATATGTCCTCTTGAAGAGATGGGGGAGCCGGAACTAA
- a CDS encoding MBL fold metallo-hydrolase, with protein MTSVEITILGSGREVGRAAILVSGKGEKPLLLDYGVNFDEEDLPVFPGHVRPRDIEAVAITHSHLDHVGAAPSLFVSTVPQLIATPVTIEVSRLLLYDFIKLNGANLPFDNYAVDTLVKTGTRLGFNEEVKVGSYGVNLVDSGHIPGSSAIYVDVGGRKVLYTGDLNNIETRLVGPHKLGGLKVDTLIIESTYGDSNHPPRSLTEDRFTRAVREVVEAGGTVLVPAFSVSRGQELMMLLAENECGGPVYIDGMIREVALIYHNYSEYIRRHDLLDSAVRDYVIVNGWRDRRKASKKPGVIIASAGMLKGGPSLYYFKKMADNEANGVFLVSYQAPGTPGREILETGRYAEEDIEVKARLEWFDFSSHIDQNGIIEAVKGLEGLKRVVLVHGEYKVQKALEERLVEEAGVEEIIIPENGDTLTFG; from the coding sequence TTGACTAGTGTTGAGATAACGATACTGGGTAGCGGCCGGGAAGTAGGGCGTGCTGCTATACTAGTTAGTGGTAAGGGAGAGAAGCCTTTGCTCCTGGATTACGGTGTGAACTTCGACGAGGAGGACTTGCCGGTTTTCCCGGGTCATGTTAGGCCTAGGGATATTGAGGCTGTAGCTATTACTCATAGCCACTTAGACCATGTTGGCGCGGCGCCCAGCCTCTTCGTGTCGACTGTGCCTCAGTTGATTGCTACACCTGTTACCATTGAGGTTTCAAGGCTCTTATTATATGACTTCATTAAGCTGAATGGGGCGAACCTGCCTTTCGATAATTATGCCGTGGATACGTTGGTTAAGACTGGGACGAGGCTCGGGTTTAACGAGGAGGTGAAGGTCGGATCGTATGGTGTTAACCTTGTCGACTCTGGCCACATACCGGGTAGTAGTGCTATATACGTGGATGTAGGTGGACGCAAGGTGTTGTATACTGGTGACTTGAATAATATTGAGACTAGGCTTGTGGGGCCTCATAAGCTTGGTGGCTTGAAGGTTGACACATTGATTATAGAGTCCACGTATGGGGACTCTAATCACCCGCCGCGTAGTTTGACTGAGGATCGCTTCACAAGGGCTGTGAGGGAGGTTGTCGAGGCTGGGGGTACTGTGCTTGTGCCTGCGTTCAGTGTTAGTAGGGGTCAGGAGCTTATGATGTTGCTGGCTGAGAACGAGTGCGGCGGGCCTGTGTATATTGATGGTATGATTAGGGAGGTTGCGTTGATCTACCATAATTATAGCGAGTATATCCGGAGGCATGATTTGCTGGATAGTGCTGTTAGGGATTATGTTATTGTTAATGGATGGAGGGATAGGAGGAAGGCCTCGAAGAAGCCTGGTGTTATTATTGCTAGTGCGGGCATGCTGAAGGGCGGTCCGAGCCTGTATTATTTCAAGAAGATGGCTGATAATGAGGCTAACGGTGTGTTCCTAGTTAGCTATCAGGCTCCGGGTACTCCTGGTAGGGAGATATTGGAGACTGGTAGGTATGCTGAGGAGGATATTGAGGTTAAGGCTAGGTTGGAGTGGTTTGACTTTTCGAGCCATATTGATCAGAATGGGATTATTGAGGCTGTTAAGGGTTTGGAGGGTTTGAAGAGGGTTGTACTGGTCCACGGCGAGTATAAGGTTCAGAAGGCTTTGGAGGAGAGGCTTGTTGAGGAGGCCGGTGTTGAGGAAATAATTATTCCTGAGAATGGTGATACGTTAACTTTTGGTTAA
- a CDS encoding DNA topoisomerase VI subunit B, which translates to MSSVQQLTPERYESISPSEFFFKNKEIAGFQNPTRAIYQTVREFVENAFDATDTHLILPTIRIAIQELKDPLLGRTGEKEETGKYMVTVEDNGIGVPPHVIPEAFGRVFFSSKYVIRQTRGMYGLGAKMAILYGQTTVGQPVVVFSSTKNSKYVYMRKIMIDVKKNQPQIMEAAQWKKKGKWHGTRVSISLEGDWGRAKSRILEYILRTAVISPYSEIVFEDPDGSILYIPRKTVKMPKPPTEAKPHPQGVDIEQLKMLAKATRSDSVRTFLMREFQVIGGKTADDFVEILKGRGVDPGKNPKKLTGKEFEIIYREMKRYKFRAPSAVHLSPIGEDLIKIGLESMYVPEFATAITRKPSAYAGHAFIVEAGIAYGGKIPSSSQPALLRYANKIPLLYDEGADVSRKVVDNINWKLYKVDFPAPMVVLVHIASTKIPYKGVGKESISDVPEIESEIRNAVQDLARRLRVYLGKKHREYEVKRRITSIAKYLPEIALSLAMLSKPPAKWQPPSNGEEDVFLGKLVASISHHLGVEEEELVEMIKKVKMD; encoded by the coding sequence TTGAGTTCAGTACAGCAATTGACGCCAGAGAGATATGAAAGCATTAGCCCATCAGAATTCTTCTTCAAAAACAAGGAAATAGCAGGCTTCCAAAACCCTACACGAGCAATATACCAGACAGTAAGGGAATTCGTCGAGAACGCTTTCGATGCAACTGACACACACCTTATTCTACCCACTATAAGAATAGCTATCCAAGAACTGAAGGACCCGTTACTCGGGAGAACCGGTGAGAAGGAGGAGACTGGGAAATACATGGTTACAGTGGAAGATAATGGGATCGGTGTTCCCCCACACGTCATACCCGAAGCTTTCGGGAGGGTCTTCTTCAGTTCAAAGTATGTGATAAGGCAGACGAGGGGAATGTATGGTCTAGGAGCTAAGATGGCAATTCTCTACGGTCAGACAACTGTTGGACAGCCTGTAGTAGTATTCAGTTCAACGAAGAACTCGAAATATGTCTATATGAGGAAAATAATGATAGACGTTAAGAAAAACCAGCCTCAAATAATGGAGGCGGCGCAGTGGAAGAAAAAAGGTAAGTGGCATGGAACCAGAGTCTCTATAAGCCTCGAAGGAGACTGGGGAAGGGCCAAATCAAGAATCCTCGAGTACATACTGAGGACAGCGGTTATCTCACCCTACTCTGAGATAGTGTTCGAAGACCCTGACGGGAGCATCCTTTACATCCCGAGGAAAACTGTGAAAATGCCTAAACCGCCGACCGAGGCTAAACCTCACCCTCAAGGAGTCGATATAGAACAGTTAAAAATGCTGGCAAAAGCAACTAGAAGCGATAGTGTCCGCACATTCTTAATGAGGGAGTTCCAGGTAATCGGGGGTAAGACAGCAGACGATTTCGTTGAAATACTCAAGGGGAGAGGCGTAGATCCCGGTAAGAACCCGAAGAAACTTACTGGAAAGGAATTCGAGATAATATACAGGGAAATGAAGAGGTACAAGTTCAGGGCGCCAAGCGCAGTACACCTCTCCCCCATAGGGGAGGACCTTATAAAAATAGGGCTTGAATCAATGTATGTACCTGAATTCGCGACAGCTATAACGAGGAAACCATCCGCATACGCTGGACACGCGTTCATAGTTGAAGCTGGAATAGCCTACGGGGGGAAGATCCCCTCCTCATCCCAGCCAGCCCTGTTAAGGTATGCTAACAAAATACCCCTCCTATACGATGAGGGGGCTGACGTATCGAGGAAAGTAGTCGATAATATAAACTGGAAACTATACAAAGTAGACTTCCCAGCACCCATGGTAGTATTAGTCCACATAGCCAGCACGAAAATACCTTACAAGGGAGTAGGTAAGGAAAGCATAAGTGATGTACCCGAGATAGAGTCTGAGATAAGGAATGCTGTACAGGATCTAGCGAGGAGGCTTAGGGTTTACCTAGGAAAGAAGCATAGGGAATACGAGGTTAAGAGGAGGATAACAAGCATAGCAAAGTACCTCCCGGAAATAGCTTTAAGCCTAGCAATGCTCTCGAAACCGCCGGCGAAATGGCAGCCGCCTAGTAACGGTGAGGAAGATGTTTTCCTCGGTAAGCTGGTTGCATCCATAAGCCATCACTTGGGAGTGGAGGAGGAAGAGTTAGTGGAAATGATAAAGAAAGTTAAAATGGATTAA